DNA from Ovis canadensis isolate MfBH-ARS-UI-01 breed Bighorn chromosome 4, ARS-UI_OviCan_v2, whole genome shotgun sequence:
ttttttcctcctcagttctttgtatttctctgaagTTATCTTTTAACAATAGGTTCATATCCCAGCCAATAGAACAATGatccaaatgaaagaaaaatattttaaatggattttaaaagttCAGACAACCCCCAACACAGACAACCCAATAgctcagaggagaaaaataatagttatgaagactgagagactgatatCTTTGTTCTGAACCAGGAAATTCATTCATATGTTGTTGCTGTACTAGCAACTTGAAATTGGCACTgagaaaattaaaagggaaaaggaatcATATATACTTCTATCCTTGAAatgtcatttatatttctttctgcaTGTTGATGTGGATATTGCTGAATATTTTGCCAATAGCCTCAAACAGTGGGTCACAGAAGGTGTGGACGTAGATGGAATAGACACGGCTGATGCACTGAATCTCAATCAGGAAACTCTTAATGCATGGTACAACTGCCCAGATGTGCAGGAAAGAGAGAATGGCAAAGTAAATGCCCCAGATGAGTGCCATTGGGATGCCAAAGAGGGCAGACAGCAAACGGTAAAACCAGTACTTTGTCACAGTGAAGGTGGTGAAGCTGGCCTTCCAGATGCCGTCGAAACTGTGTGTTCCTTCTGGTTCTGCAATCACATCTTCAAAATCAATCTGAAAAGAAGTGACAGAACATGAGcttgaaatagaagaaaaaagaaaaaacccatttCTGagtatgcataaatatatattagcTTTTATGTACAGGTTCTGTGTAAAATGCTTAAAGGCACCCAGCGGCATCAGCCTTACTCGGAATTTGTGGGAAATGCAGATTTGGGCTCCACCCAGACCTCTAGGGGTAGTGTCAAGGTGGATTTCTAACATGTTCTCTGGGTGTTTCTTTGCTATGTGAAAGGTTGAGAACTGCTGCTCTAGAAAAAACTAAAGGTATATGATAAAATTCTTGCCTTCAAGTAAAGCCCAGTAATATGGATAAGTATACTAGGCATTCagtaaaatgtaaataacatGACCTAAGTTAACTGCATTCCAAGACAACTACACAAACAATGTTAAGAGGTAGTTAGTTCatatgtgctaaatcacttcagtcgtatccgactctttcaaccctatgggctgtagcccaccaggctcctctgtccatgggtttctccaggcaagaagatgagtgggttgccatgacctcctccaggggatcttcctgacccagggattgaacctacattttacatcttctgcattggtggtggggtctttaccactagccccacctgggaagcagttCATGACTGATTATCAACTCTCCAACACTCAGCTGGTAGAATATCTTCAGGAAATTAGATCATTGTGGGCTCTGAGGATTCAAGAAATCTTCATTGTGTGATGGGATTTGAGCAGGGATTGGAAAATGGGGTATGacttggaaaggaaggaagaagggatctGGAAAACGCTGTGATCAAGGCTCCAGGACAAGGAAGGATGATGCAGGGAGTGTCACAGGCAGATAGACCTGTGTGGCCATGGCTGAAAAGAAAGGTTGAGGCCAGACTCAGTTTTACTTTATATAcagtggtgatggaggtggtgaggggtggggggggggggcggtgtctGTTGAAGATGTTGGAGCAGAAGAATGCAGGCACAATCCAATTCAGTCATTTACCAACATGAATTTGATAGCAGTGTCTAGGgtgggggaaaaggaaaagagactcAAGGCAGAAAGATTCTTGCAGTATCCCAAGTTAGAGATGGCAGGGCCAAAACTGTAATAGTgaccatgaaaaaagaaaagaatgaatctcAGGGATGTTAAAGGAAGAGTCCCCAGGATTTGGTTACTTCAAGgataaggagagagaaaagccTAAGATGAACTTTGAGCTTCAGGTTTGCCTGCTAGAGAGAGTTGtacatgcatgccaagttgcttcagttgagtccgactctttgcaaccctatggatcatagcccaccaggctcttctgtccatggtattctccaggcaagaatactggagcttgtCTGGATTGCTGCTTAATCTTGAGCTTTAAGGATGaaagccatgccctcttccatgggatcttcctgacccaggaatcgaatctgcgtctcttatatctcctgcattggtaagcagattctttaccactagcaccacgtgtgTGGCCCAGTACAGGTTGAATTTGTCTTTATTCAAAACTTTACTGTTTCTTCAACTCAAAAACAGTTCTATCTTAACATTTTCTTAACTGCCTTCCTAATTTTCTTCTTGCTGTTAATGTCACCTCTGCTctctctaggggcttcccaggtggtgctaatagtaaagaaccatttgccagtgtagaagacataaagagatgtgggttcaatccctgggtcaggaagatccactgaaggaaatcatggcaacccacttcaatattcttgcctggagaatctcatagacagaagagcctggcaggcaatggtccatagggttgcaaggagtcagacaccacttaggcAACTTAGCAGTAGACGCAACACCTGTACTAGTCCCTTTGGTAGCCACTAGAAAAtaatcaggagaaggcaatggcaccccgctctagtactcctgcctggaaaatcccatggacggaggagcctggtgtgctgcagtccatggagtcgctgagagttggacacgactcagtgacttcactttcacttttcactttcatgcattggagaaggaaatggcaacccactccagtgttcttgcctgaagaatcccaaggacagcggagcctggtgggctgccgtctatggggtcacacacagtcggacacgactgaagcaacttagcagcagcagcagcagaaaataaTCAAATTAGTTTGTAGTCATGTAGCAGTTAACTGTTGTTAAGTGCTTCTACATGTATTGTCTCCATGTGATGTAGGGTTTCAAACCATCTGGGAAGGTAGTTTGTCATTTTACTAAAGAAGACACATAGATTCGGAGTCATAATGGTGGCTTGCTAAAGTCAAACACAGCAGAGGTGGAGACAGGATGCAGGCCTGGCCGCTTTCCCAATAGCATTCTTTCCCACAGAATTAATTTTCAGGAGCTTTTATCCATCTGGAAGAATTATATAGACTAAAGCATGGGGTAAAAAAATTACCACCAGAAGTATAGGACAGAGCCAGTTTAACTGCAGAGTGGTGGCAGCTATATGAAGGACTCTTATGTCGTTTGAAATATAAACACATTGATGACTGCCAGCAGCaatccaatggcaccccactccagtactcttgcctggaaaatcctgtggacggaggagcctggaaggctgcagtccatggggtcgcgaagagtcggacatgactgagggacttcactttcacttttcactttcatgcactggagaaggaaatggcaacccactctagtgttcttgcctggagaatcccagggatggggaagcctggtgggctgccgtctatggggtcgcacagagtgggacacgactgacacgacttagcagcagcagcagcagcaatccagGCAAACTCAGGATTAAGGAATGAGGACTTATGTGACTCCATGGAGCCTCTCAGTGCCAAGGAGCCACTTTTGGTTAAACACAATAAACTTCTTTTGGAAAAAATACATGATTCTTACCAAtagttaatatttgttttctaaaacattctgtttcttgatctgttGTCCAATGTCCTAAGAATATGTAATACTTAAAAAAAGCTATGTCCATAGTTATCTAAAGgaagttaaataaatttattgttGTTCTAATGTTTTCTTTCCCTGTTTAGATCTAGACTCAGAAATAAacatttgtgtgttttaaaagatTGTTCTAAATGTGTGGCAAGTCAGATCAATCTTTCAGTGAAGTTTCTGTGCAGATACTTGTTTACTATAGGGTTTTGCTCTGGTACTGGATTTTCccaaagctgttaaaaataaagGTCTGTGCTTTTCCTTTGAAAGGTCcccaaagaattttatttttaaagatgaccCTATTTTGTAAGAGGATTTGGTGAAGTCAAAATGAATGCACTAGAGCAAGGTATTCTTAATCTGAATCAAAGGTTGGGCAATGGTGGTCCATGAATGCCCTGAAGGGGGCACTTAATAGAAGAGGGCCATCACTTTTATAGAAAATAGTATATTGCCAAAGGAGGCTGGTAAGGACTTTACAGGAACCAAGGATTCCTGTCTCTTTGCAGAACAGAATTTAAGCATGTTTGCctacagattcttttccaagGGAATGGATAGTTACTAACATTTGTTGACTGGCTATCATGATCAAATGCTGTTCTCATTTAACTCACAGCAACTCTGTAATTTATTATtgccatttaatagaaaaatgtgAAGTTTAATAAATTGTCCAGGTAAATAAGAAGAGTTAGATTTGAATTTCCAATCTGATTGGAAAGATATTGATTCTTTAATACCACAttgctgaaaaaatatttttcaaattttctctaaGACAATTAGTATTTCATAATTAAAAGGCACattgaccaaaagaaaaaaaaaaaaaagggagagcgAGAGATTATTGAGTTTAACCCTCTGGTAACTGTAAGAATTCCCACAGCCTAGTCTCTGAGAACAGTGTTAGAATGAggtcatacacatatatacacaattgGTCCTTAGTGAATATCTATAAACATGTGCCATATATGTAAGATTTCTTActgataatttaatttttctaaacataaatataaatgctTTTTTCAGTGAACATTTTGGAAATTCTTAAGTTTTAAGTTGCTTAGAAAATTTGAGTGGCTACTTTTTTAATGCTTTCCAAAACTGCAGTGAGTATGATTTATCTTCAAATATCCAAGTGAATTTAGAGCAAGTCTCCAGGGGTGGAAAGCAACATGACAAAAATAacatgttatataaatatattccttAGTTAGTTGCTGCTTTAGTCTTAAGAATGTAACATGGCTTAAAATAAGAGTAAAGTCAGTTGAAGAGAGAAAAGGCAgttgaaaagagaaaaggcaggTTAAAGAAACACAGTGAAGCCAGAAATAATCTTTAGTTTCTCTCTACTTCCATTTCTGCAACAGTAATAGTAATATTGATAGGCATTTGTGAGGAGGACATGAGAAAATTTATGCAAAGTGCTTGGCATGGGGATAGAGCATTTCAAtatagtaaatactcaataaacatCGTTAAAAATTACTTGTTCTGGGTGACTACAGTTTTAAATAGGCAATGGAAATAAGAGAAACTGTCAGTTGCAAAGTACATGGTGGATGTAAATTCAAACCTCATCAGCGCTTCAAAAGAACTAACTTCCATCTGTAATCATCTTTACCACAACCTCTGAGGTACGTgccattattctcattttacataaTGAGGCTACTGTTGGAGGTTAAGAAattacccaaggtcacatggaTGATAAGGGGCAAAACTGGAACTTGTCCTTCTTCAAGTCTAACTTCCTTTTGCTTTCGTATCCCTGGGACTATAAGCTCTTCTAATTAGACCTGTTTGCTTAATTTTCACCCAGAATGATATGCTTCCTAAAACATTCACATTTTGATTATTAAAGAAATTACTCTTGTTAATGTTTCTATTTTAAGTTAGGACATCTAGTAACTAGGATGTTTTGCCTTTTTGGTACTGACTGAATTTCCATGGCCCTGCACATCATGTTCTCACAATCCTGGGCACCTAGCC
Protein-coding regions in this window:
- the CAV1 gene encoding caveolin-1 isoform X2 is translated as MSGGKYVDSEGHLYTVPIREQGNIYKPNNKAMAEEMNEKQVYDAHTKEIDLVNRDPKHLNDDVVKIDFEDVIAEPEGTHSFDGIWKASFTTFTVTKYWFYRLLSALFGIPMALIWGIYFAILSFLHIWAVVPCIKSFLIEIQCISRVYSIYVHTFCDPLFEAIGKIFSNIHINMQKEI
- the CAV1 gene encoding caveolin-1 isoform X1; its protein translation is MHALYVPKGKFNFNTNSRIIYTPSYKEQKMEIPGGSLQPKGEKKERIRQKGINLKQSRVYLVCCHFQTHPWTQSAGVPSPPGQIDFEDVIAEPEGTHSFDGIWKASFTTFTVTKYWFYRLLSALFGIPMALIWGIYFAILSFLHIWAVVPCIKSFLIEIQCISRVYSIYVHTFCDPLFEAIGKIFSNIHINMQKEI
- the CAV1 gene encoding caveolin-1 isoform X4, with the translated sequence MAEEMNEKQVYDAHTKEIDLVNRDPKHLNDDVVKIDFEDVIAEPEGTHSFDGIWKASFTTFTVTKYWFYRLLSALFGIPMALIWGIYFAILSFLHIWAVVPCIKSFLIEIQCISRVYSIYVHTFCDPLFEAIGKIFSNIHINMQKEI
- the CAV1 gene encoding caveolin-1 isoform X3 gives rise to the protein MEIPGGSLQPKGEKKERIRQKGINLKQSRVYLVCCHFQTHPWTQSAGVPSPPGQIDFEDVIAEPEGTHSFDGIWKASFTTFTVTKYWFYRLLSALFGIPMALIWGIYFAILSFLHIWAVVPCIKSFLIEIQCISRVYSIYVHTFCDPLFEAIGKIFSNIHINMQKEI